The following are encoded in a window of Balaenoptera ricei isolate mBalRic1 chromosome 1, mBalRic1.hap2, whole genome shotgun sequence genomic DNA:
- the LOC132348084 gene encoding metallothionein-1A-like has protein sequence MNPNCSCAAGGSCTCTGSCKCKECKCTSCKKSCCSCCPVSYAKCAQGCIRKGASDEGSCCA, from the coding sequence ATGAATCCCAACTGCTCCTGTGCCGCAGGTGGATCCTGCACGTGTACCGGCTCCTGCAAATGCAAAGAGTGCAAATGCACCTCCTGCAAGAAGagctgctgctcctgctgccccgTGAGCTATGCCAAGTGTGCCCAGGGCTGCATCCGCAAAGGGGCCTCGGACGAGGGCAGCTGCTGTGCCTGA